A region of Pseudomonas sp. Marseille-Q3773 DNA encodes the following proteins:
- a CDS encoding phosphate ABC transporter substrate-binding protein PstS, with product MKLKRLMAALTFAAAGVATANAVAAVDPAIPTYTKTTGVSGNLSSVGSDTLANLMTLWAEAYKKEYPNVNIQIQAAGSSTAPPALTEGTANLGPMSRKMKDVELQAFEQKYGYKPTAIPVAVDALAVFVHKDNPIKGLTMAQVDAIFPSPRLCGGKADVKTWGDLGVTGDLANKPIQLFGRNSVSGTYGYFKEEALCKGDFKPNVNEQPGSASVVQSISSSLNGIGYSGIGYKTASVKTVPLAKKDGGEFVEDNETNALNGKYPLSRFLYVYVNKAPNKPLAPLEAEFVKLVLSQAGQQVVVKDGYIPLPAKVVDKTLADLGLSHSGNVAKK from the coding sequence ATGAAACTGAAGCGTTTGATGGCGGCCCTCACCTTTGCCGCCGCTGGCGTTGCAACCGCCAACGCGGTAGCCGCTGTCGATCCTGCAATCCCGACCTACACCAAGACCACCGGTGTTTCGGGCAACCTCTCCAGCGTCGGTTCCGACACCCTCGCGAACCTGATGACTCTGTGGGCCGAGGCCTACAAGAAGGAATACCCGAACGTAAACATCCAGATCCAGGCGGCTGGCTCCTCTACTGCGCCACCCGCGCTGACCGAAGGCACTGCCAACCTCGGCCCGATGAGTCGCAAGATGAAGGACGTCGAGCTGCAGGCCTTCGAGCAGAAGTACGGCTACAAACCAACCGCCATCCCGGTTGCCGTCGATGCCCTGGCCGTGTTCGTGCACAAGGACAACCCGATCAAAGGCCTGACCATGGCCCAGGTCGACGCCATCTTCCCCTCCCCCCGCCTGTGCGGTGGCAAAGCCGACGTCAAGACCTGGGGTGACCTGGGCGTGACCGGCGACCTGGCCAACAAGCCAATCCAGCTGTTCGGCCGCAACTCGGTATCCGGCACCTATGGCTACTTCAAGGAAGAAGCCCTGTGCAAAGGCGACTTCAAGCCTAACGTCAACGAACAGCCTGGTTCGGCTTCGGTCGTGCAGTCGATCAGCTCCTCGCTGAACGGCATCGGCTACTCGGGCATCGGCTACAAGACTGCCAGCGTCAAGACCGTACCGTTGGCCAAGAAAGATGGCGGCGAGTTCGTCGAAGATAACGAAACCAACGCCCTGAACGGCAAGTACCCGCTGTCGCGCTTCCTGTACGTGTACGTCAACAAGGCGCCGAACAAGCCGCTGGCTCCGCTGGAGGCCGAGTTCGTCAAGCTGGTGCTGTCGCAAGCTGGCCAGCAGGTGGTGGTGAAGGATGGCTACATCCCGCTGCCGGCCAAGGTCGTCGACAAGACCTTGGCTGACCTGGGCCTGTCCCACTCGGGTAACGTCGCAAAAAAGTAA